From a single Acidimicrobiales bacterium genomic region:
- a CDS encoding polyprenyl synthetase family protein: protein MAANDLFTLAGAPDERARVETALLAAVHVADDTYLTEIASHLIHAGGKRQRPGFTLAAGACVDGYTGPASADVVSGGVAVELVHLGSLYHDDVIDEALTRRTTESVNARWGNLRAILAGDFLLARASEIAAALGAEIAALLANTIAQLCAGELAELQTAYQPTRSRDAYYTAIDGKTAALFAAATRIGAIVAGHQPGDIERLTRFGQAYGRAFQIVDDVLDLTATEEQLGKPVAHDLVEGIYNLPVLHALAGPDGDELAALLGTPIGGEVLEQARSLVTAGDAITAAVREAASECDQAVDQLGPLAATPGGEALVAAADHLVRSVRTG, encoded by the coding sequence GTGGCCGCCAACGATCTGTTCACTCTCGCCGGAGCACCCGATGAGCGCGCGCGGGTCGAAACGGCGCTGCTCGCCGCCGTCCACGTGGCCGACGACACGTACCTCACCGAGATCGCCAGCCATCTCATCCACGCGGGCGGCAAACGCCAGCGACCCGGCTTCACGTTGGCGGCGGGTGCCTGCGTCGACGGCTACACCGGTCCGGCCAGCGCCGACGTCGTATCCGGCGGGGTGGCGGTCGAGCTGGTCCACCTCGGATCGCTGTACCACGACGACGTGATCGACGAAGCCCTCACCCGGCGCACCACCGAGAGCGTGAACGCCCGATGGGGCAACTTGCGGGCGATCCTCGCGGGTGACTTCCTGCTGGCCCGGGCCTCGGAGATCGCCGCGGCGCTGGGCGCCGAGATCGCCGCCCTGCTGGCCAACACCATCGCCCAGCTGTGCGCCGGAGAGCTGGCCGAGCTCCAGACCGCTTACCAGCCCACTCGGTCGCGCGACGCGTACTACACCGCCATCGACGGCAAGACGGCCGCCCTCTTTGCAGCCGCCACCCGCATCGGCGCGATCGTCGCCGGCCACCAGCCCGGCGACATCGAGCGACTCACCCGCTTCGGGCAGGCGTACGGGCGGGCGTTCCAGATCGTCGACGACGTCCTCGACCTCACCGCCACCGAGGAACAGCTGGGCAAGCCCGTGGCCCACGACCTCGTCGAAGGGATCTACAACTTGCCGGTGCTCCACGCCCTCGCCGGCCCCGACGGCGACGAGCTGGCGGCGCTGCTGGGGACCCCGATCGGGGGCGAGGTGCTCGAGCAGGCGCGATCGCTGGTGACGGCCGGCGACGCCATCACCGCAGCGGTGCGAGAAGCGGCGTCGGAGTGCGACCAGGCCGTCGACCAGCTCGGCCCGCTGGCCGCCACGCCGGGTGGGGAAGCTCTGGTGGCCGCCGCCGACCACCTCGTCCGCAGCGTTCGCACGGGCTGA
- a CDS encoding type III pantothenate kinase codes for MLLAIDVGNTQTVIGLYGDDGEPTAGSSAGDRPVASAAGNGGAASAPVESTGLERSPSPCEEGLLDHWRIATNPERTADEQALTVQEFLGFHGGSFDQEIDGIVVSSVVPRCTAAFREMTERYFGFDALVLEPGVRTGLPVLTDNPREVGADRIANAVAAVDVYGGPCVVLDFGTATTYDAVSAKGELLGCAIAPGIDISLDALYQRADALRRVELREPRNVIGRNTIEALQAGAIFGFAGMVDGICARMVDELEKDPVVIATGGLASLIAPYTRSVDHIEPWLTLHGLRLIHQRNS; via the coding sequence GTGCTGCTTGCCATCGATGTTGGCAACACCCAGACCGTCATCGGCCTGTACGGCGACGACGGCGAGCCGACCGCAGGCTCATCGGCGGGTGATCGGCCGGTCGCGTCGGCGGCTGGGAACGGCGGAGCAGCTTCGGCGCCGGTCGAGTCGACGGGCCTCGAGCGGTCACCGAGCCCGTGCGAGGAAGGCCTCCTCGACCACTGGCGGATCGCCACCAACCCCGAGCGAACCGCCGACGAGCAGGCGCTCACCGTCCAGGAGTTCCTGGGCTTCCACGGCGGCAGCTTCGACCAGGAGATCGACGGCATCGTGGTGTCGTCGGTGGTCCCCCGCTGCACTGCCGCGTTCCGGGAGATGACCGAGCGCTACTTCGGGTTCGATGCGCTGGTGCTCGAACCGGGCGTGCGGACGGGGCTGCCCGTGCTCACCGACAACCCCCGCGAGGTCGGCGCGGACCGCATCGCCAACGCGGTGGCCGCGGTCGACGTCTACGGCGGGCCCTGCGTGGTCCTCGACTTCGGCACCGCCACCACGTACGACGCGGTGTCGGCCAAAGGCGAGCTGCTCGGGTGCGCGATCGCGCCGGGCATCGACATCAGCCTCGACGCCCTGTACCAGCGCGCCGACGCCCTGCGCCGCGTCGAGTTGCGCGAGCCCCGCAACGTGATCGGCCGCAACACCATCGAGGCGTTGCAGGCGGGCGCCATCTTCGGGTTCGCGGGGATGGTCGACGGCATCTGCGCGCGGATGGTCGACGAGCTCGAGAAGGACCCGGTGGTGATCGCCACGGGCGGACTGGCATCGCTGATCGCCCCCTACACCCGTTCGGTCGACCACATAGAGCCGTGGCTGACCCTCCACGGCCTCCGCCTGATCCACCAGCGCAACAGCTGA
- a CDS encoding ATP-dependent Clp protease ATP-binding subunit, protein MLAQEEARLLNHNYIGTEHILLGLIHEGEGVAAKALESLGISLEAVRAQVEEIIGQGGSSPSGHIPFTPRAKKVLELSLREALQLGHNYIGTEHILLGLIREGEGVAAQVLVKLGADLSRVRQQVIQLLSGTLGNQGAGAEKAGASTGGSASGESQSGGSLVLDQFGRNLTQLARDKKLDPVIGRQRETERVMQVLSRRTKNNPVLIGEPGVGKTAIIEGLAQAIAAETVPETLDGKQLYTLDLGALVAGSRYRGDFEERLKKVLKEIRTRGDIILFIDEIHTLVGAGAAEGAIDAASILKPMLARGELQTIGATTLDEYRKYLEKDSALERRFQPIKVDEPTVAQTVEILKGLRDRYEAHHRVTITDQAVVAAANLADRYISDRHLPDKAIDLIDEAGSRLRIKRMQAPPDLKELEDELTKVQSDKKAAVEAQRYEEAGQLRDKEKELLSRKEAKEQEIKDSGVDLFDVVDEESIAEVLSVWTGIPVYKLTEEETAKLLRMEDELHKRVIGQEDAIKAVSQAIRRTRAGLKDPKRPSGSFIFLGPSGVGKTELAKTLSEFLFGDEDSVIQLDMSEYMEKHTVSRLVGSPPGYVGYEEGGQLTEAVRRKPFSVVLFDEIEKAHPDVFNTLLQILEEGRLTDSQGRSVDFRNTVLIMTSNLGARDLRKASVGFGKSDEAMTYERMKDKVNDALKEHFRPEFLNRIDETVVFHELSKDEVCQIVDLMIRRVQEQLRSQGIGLELTDAAKVELAERGWDPGLGARPLRRAIQRLVEDPLSERLLWKQFRAGETVIVDAEDDPESARGEKAVVFRSIEGFDPPQPELAEAGTGEIPSSAES, encoded by the coding sequence GTGCTCGCGCAGGAAGAAGCCCGGCTGCTCAACCACAACTACATCGGTACCGAGCACATCCTCCTCGGGCTGATCCACGAGGGCGAAGGGGTGGCCGCCAAGGCGCTCGAGTCGCTCGGGATCTCCTTGGAGGCGGTGCGGGCGCAGGTCGAGGAGATCATCGGCCAAGGCGGGTCGTCGCCCTCGGGGCACATCCCGTTCACCCCGCGCGCCAAGAAGGTGCTGGAACTGTCGTTGCGCGAGGCGTTGCAGCTCGGCCACAACTACATCGGTACGGAGCACATCCTCCTCGGTTTGATCCGTGAGGGCGAAGGCGTGGCCGCGCAGGTGCTCGTCAAGCTGGGTGCCGATCTGTCCCGTGTGCGCCAACAGGTCATCCAGCTGTTGTCCGGCACGCTTGGCAACCAGGGCGCCGGTGCCGAGAAGGCCGGTGCCAGCACGGGTGGCTCCGCGTCGGGGGAGAGCCAGTCGGGTGGCTCGCTGGTGCTCGACCAGTTCGGTCGCAACCTCACCCAGCTCGCCCGCGACAAGAAGCTCGACCCGGTGATCGGCCGTCAGCGCGAGACCGAACGGGTCATGCAAGTGCTGAGCCGGCGCACCAAGAACAACCCCGTCCTCATCGGCGAGCCGGGTGTCGGCAAGACCGCCATCATCGAGGGCCTGGCCCAGGCCATAGCCGCCGAGACCGTCCCCGAGACGCTCGACGGCAAGCAGCTCTACACCCTCGACCTCGGTGCGCTGGTGGCCGGTTCCCGTTACCGCGGCGACTTCGAGGAGCGCCTCAAGAAGGTGCTCAAGGAGATCCGCACCCGCGGCGACATCATCTTGTTCATCGACGAGATCCACACGCTCGTCGGCGCGGGCGCGGCCGAGGGGGCCATCGACGCCGCGTCGATCCTCAAGCCGATGCTCGCCCGCGGTGAGCTGCAGACCATCGGCGCCACCACACTCGACGAGTACCGCAAGTACCTCGAGAAGGACTCCGCGCTCGAGCGGCGCTTCCAGCCGATCAAGGTCGACGAGCCCACCGTGGCCCAGACCGTCGAGATCCTGAAGGGTCTGCGCGACCGTTACGAGGCCCACCACCGGGTGACGATCACCGACCAGGCTGTCGTGGCCGCGGCCAACTTGGCCGACCGCTACATCTCCGACCGCCACCTCCCCGACAAGGCCATCGACCTCATCGACGAGGCCGGCAGCCGCCTGCGGATCAAGCGGATGCAGGCACCGCCGGACCTCAAGGAGCTCGAGGACGAGCTCACCAAGGTGCAGTCCGACAAGAAGGCCGCGGTCGAGGCCCAGCGTTACGAGGAAGCCGGCCAGCTGCGCGACAAGGAGAAGGAGCTCCTGTCGCGCAAGGAGGCCAAGGAACAGGAGATCAAGGACTCGGGCGTCGACCTGTTCGACGTGGTCGACGAGGAGAGCATCGCCGAGGTGCTGTCGGTGTGGACCGGCATCCCCGTCTACAAGCTCACCGAGGAAGAGACCGCCAAGCTCCTGCGCATGGAGGACGAGCTCCACAAGCGGGTCATCGGCCAAGAAGACGCCATCAAGGCCGTCTCGCAGGCCATCCGCCGCACCCGCGCCGGCCTGAAGGACCCCAAGCGGCCCAGCGGGTCGTTCATCTTCCTGGGCCCGTCGGGTGTCGGCAAGACCGAGCTCGCCAAGACCCTGTCTGAGTTCCTGTTCGGCGACGAGGATTCCGTGATCCAGCTCGACATGAGCGAGTACATGGAGAAGCACACGGTCAGCCGCCTCGTCGGGTCGCCCCCGGGCTACGTCGGCTACGAGGAAGGTGGCCAGCTCACCGAAGCCGTCCGCCGCAAGCCGTTCTCGGTCGTGTTGTTCGACGAAATCGAAAAGGCCCACCCCGATGTCTTCAACACGTTGTTGCAGATCCTCGAGGAAGGCCGCCTGACCGACTCGCAGGGTCGATCGGTCGACTTCCGCAACACCGTGCTGATCATGACCTCGAACCTCGGCGCCCGCGACCTGCGCAAGGCATCGGTCGGGTTCGGCAAGAGCGACGAGGCCATGACCTATGAGCGCATGAAGGACAAGGTCAACGACGCGCTCAAGGAGCACTTCCGTCCGGAGTTCCTCAACCGCATCGACGAGACCGTGGTCTTCCACGAGCTGTCGAAGGACGAGGTCTGCCAGATCGTCGACCTCATGATCCGTCGGGTGCAAGAGCAGCTCCGCAGCCAGGGCATCGGCCTGGAGCTCACCGACGCCGCCAAGGTCGAACTGGCCGAGCGCGGCTGGGACCCGGGTCTCGGCGCCCGCCCGCTGCGCCGTGCGATCCAACGGCTGGTGGAGGACCCGCTGTCGGAGCGGCTGCTGTGGAAGCAGTTCCGTGCCGGCGAGACGGTCATCGTCGACGCGGAGGACGACCCCGAGTCGGCCCGCGGCGAGAAGGCGGTCGTGTTCCGGTCGATCGAGGGTTTCGATCCTCCGCAGCCCGAGCTGGCCGAGGCGGGTACCGGCGAGATCCCGTCGTCTGCCGAGTCCTGA
- the lysS gene encoding lysine--tRNA ligase, with the protein MTAADPRRIPYRFEPTATAAGLRDRFGGLEPGIESGETVTVAGRLMLRRTQGKLAFGTLADQTGRIQLFARVDATPDFAAFTELSLGDWIGVTGEVMTTRKGELSVRVDGWQLLAETSRQFPDKWHGITDPDTRYRQRYVDLWVSDGTRATLATRSRVVSLTRRFLEDRGFIEVETPVFHPIPGGALAKPFTTQHNALDMELYLRIAPELYLKRLVAGGFERVFEVARVFRNEGLSNRHNPEFTMLELYQAYADYGDMMAITEELVAHLAEQILGTTTISYGGRDLDLSVPWRRATLAELTSEQVGTHVSLELGVDGLRKLCDEFDVPWKPDYGPGKLLLELYEKTTEATLWGPVFVCDYPKEVSPLARDHRELAGMVERFEAIVAGRELCNAFSELTDASEQRARFEDQARAKAAGDDEAMVVDDDYLRALEYGLPPTGGLGIGIDRLVMLLTDSPTIRDVIAFPTLRPEVGTGSPGAVRSTAEPGGDR; encoded by the coding sequence GTGACTGCCGCCGATCCCCGCCGCATCCCGTACCGCTTCGAGCCGACGGCCACGGCCGCTGGGCTGCGCGACCGGTTCGGCGGTCTCGAGCCCGGGATCGAGTCCGGCGAGACCGTCACGGTGGCCGGCCGCCTGATGCTGCGGCGCACCCAGGGCAAGTTGGCGTTCGGCACGCTCGCCGATCAGACCGGCCGCATCCAGCTGTTCGCGAGGGTCGACGCCACCCCCGACTTCGCGGCCTTCACCGAGTTGTCGCTCGGCGACTGGATCGGCGTCACCGGTGAGGTGATGACCACTCGCAAGGGCGAGCTGTCGGTGCGGGTCGACGGTTGGCAGTTGCTGGCCGAGACCAGCCGCCAGTTTCCCGACAAGTGGCACGGCATCACGGACCCCGACACCCGTTACCGCCAGCGCTACGTCGACCTGTGGGTCAGCGACGGCACCCGCGCCACCCTCGCAACCCGCTCTCGGGTCGTGTCGCTCACCCGACGCTTCCTCGAGGATCGCGGTTTCATCGAGGTCGAGACCCCGGTGTTCCATCCGATCCCGGGCGGTGCACTGGCCAAGCCGTTCACCACGCAACACAACGCGCTCGACATGGAGCTGTACCTGCGCATCGCGCCCGAGCTGTACCTCAAGCGGCTCGTCGCCGGCGGCTTCGAGCGGGTCTTCGAAGTGGCCCGGGTGTTTCGCAACGAAGGCCTGTCGAACCGCCACAACCCCGAGTTCACGATGCTCGAGCTGTACCAGGCATATGCCGACTACGGCGACATGATGGCGATCACCGAGGAGCTGGTGGCTCACCTCGCCGAACAGATCCTGGGCACGACCACGATCAGCTACGGCGGGCGCGACCTCGACCTGTCGGTTCCCTGGCGGCGCGCCACGCTCGCGGAGCTCACCAGCGAGCAGGTCGGCACCCACGTGTCGCTCGAGCTCGGCGTCGACGGGCTGCGCAAGCTCTGCGACGAGTTCGACGTGCCGTGGAAGCCCGACTACGGGCCCGGCAAGTTGCTGCTCGAGCTGTACGAGAAGACCACCGAGGCCACGCTGTGGGGTCCGGTGTTCGTGTGCGATTACCCCAAGGAGGTGTCGCCGCTCGCCCGCGACCACCGCGAGCTGGCCGGCATGGTCGAGCGGTTCGAGGCCATCGTGGCGGGCCGCGAGCTGTGCAACGCCTTCAGCGAGCTGACCGACGCGTCGGAGCAGCGGGCGCGCTTCGAGGACCAGGCCCGAGCCAAGGCGGCCGGCGACGACGAAGCGATGGTGGTCGACGACGACTACCTCCGTGCGCTCGAGTACGGCTTGCCGCCCACCGGCGGACTCGGCATCGGCATCGACCGGTTGGTCATGTTGCTCACCGACTCGCCGACCATTCGCGATGTGATCGCGTTTCCCACGTTGCGGCCCGAGGTGGGCACCGGCTCGCCCGGAGCCGTTCGCTCGACCGCTGAGCCGGGTGGCGACCGATGA
- a CDS encoding universal stress protein yields MYRKILVGTDGSKTASKAVERAVSVASATGAALTILSAGSPRRGGPIVEAEAARHADSGVAIDTLVVDGDPATVLSEQAVAGGYDLVVVGNKGMTGARRFFTIGSVPNKVTHHLPASLLIVRTT; encoded by the coding sequence ATGTACCGCAAGATCCTCGTGGGTACCGACGGGTCGAAGACCGCATCGAAGGCGGTCGAGCGCGCCGTGTCGGTCGCCTCGGCCACGGGCGCCGCGCTCACCATCTTGTCCGCTGGTTCACCCCGCCGGGGCGGCCCGATCGTGGAGGCGGAAGCCGCGCGGCACGCCGACTCGGGCGTGGCGATCGACACGCTCGTGGTCGACGGTGATCCTGCGACGGTGCTGTCTGAGCAGGCCGTCGCGGGTGGCTACGACCTGGTGGTCGTCGGCAACAAGGGAATGACTGGCGCGCGGCGGTTCTTCACCATCGGCTCGGTGCCGAACAAGGTGACCCACCACCTCCCGGCATCGCTGCTGATCGTGCGCACCACCTGA
- the nadC gene encoding carboxylating nicotinate-nucleotide diphosphorylase has product MAGPSSDPIAPGGVHPPGVAVREAVARALAEDLTPLGDVTAALLPADADADAAFVVRTPGVLAGRTCAEEAFRQVDPHVKVEWLADDGDRVGANEQIGRVRGSLASVLTAERTALNFLGHLSGIATLTRQFVDALDGTPLAIWDTRKTTPGLRSLEKAAVRAGGGANHRGNLSDWILLKDNHLTVLPIDEAVQLARRQWPARTVHVECDTIGQFRQALDAGADAVLLDNMPPDLVRECVGLARQADPGGRRCLIEVSGGITLDTVGAYADTGADRVSTGQLTNSAPVLDIGLDIDPSLRA; this is encoded by the coding sequence ATGGCTGGCCCGTCGAGCGACCCGATCGCGCCCGGTGGCGTGCACCCGCCGGGTGTCGCCGTGCGCGAAGCGGTGGCTCGGGCACTGGCCGAGGACCTCACCCCACTCGGCGACGTGACCGCGGCGCTGCTGCCCGCCGACGCCGACGCCGACGCCGCGTTCGTGGTGCGCACGCCTGGCGTGCTGGCAGGCCGTACCTGCGCCGAAGAAGCATTCCGACAAGTCGACCCCCACGTGAAGGTCGAGTGGTTGGCCGACGACGGCGATCGAGTTGGTGCCAACGAGCAGATCGGTCGGGTGCGCGGGTCGCTCGCGTCGGTGCTCACCGCGGAGCGGACGGCCCTCAACTTCCTGGGTCACCTGTCGGGCATCGCGACCCTGACCCGGCAGTTCGTCGACGCGCTCGACGGCACGCCGCTCGCCATCTGGGACACGCGCAAGACCACACCCGGCTTGCGGTCGCTGGAGAAGGCAGCGGTTCGAGCCGGTGGCGGCGCCAACCACCGCGGGAACCTTTCTGACTGGATCCTGCTGAAGGACAACCACCTCACCGTGTTGCCCATCGACGAAGCGGTACAGCTCGCCCGCCGGCAGTGGCCGGCCCGCACGGTGCACGTGGAGTGCGACACGATCGGCCAGTTCCGTCAAGCGCTCGACGCCGGAGCCGACGCAGTCCTGCTCGACAACATGCCGCCCGACCTCGTGCGTGAGTGCGTCGGGCTGGCCAGGCAGGCGGACCCGGGTGGGCGGCGCTGTTTGATCGAGGTGTCGGGCGGCATCACCCTCGACACGGTGGGGGCGTACGCCGACACGGGTGCCGACCGTGTCTCCACCGGCCAGCTGACGAACTCGGCGCCGGTGCTCGACATCGGCCTCGACATCGACCCGTCTCTCCGCGCGTGA
- a CDS encoding alpha/beta fold hydrolase gives MPWALTDDDVRIHYQAFGRAAGEPVLMVQGLGTDSRGWLAQRRAFGRRYRCLAPDHRGLGRSDRPDTPVDLPRLVDDLVTVLDHAEVERAHVMGASMGGILAQLLAITHPDRVSSLVLACTACHHTAWRRELLDEWADIARTQGMRAFANRNMRWIVGPRSLRRFWPLMGVLGPVMMGAPVATFAGQIEAILSMDDSIRAELSTIDVPTLVIVGSQDILTPLADSEELAERIPGAELAVVRGGAHGFMVEHAAAYNRVVTGFVDRVIAAQRDVAGTLPAPASAA, from the coding sequence ATGCCGTGGGCACTGACGGACGACGATGTCCGGATCCACTACCAGGCGTTCGGGCGGGCCGCTGGCGAGCCGGTGCTGATGGTGCAAGGGCTCGGGACCGACAGCCGCGGCTGGCTGGCGCAGCGGCGGGCCTTCGGGCGGCGCTACCGCTGCTTGGCCCCGGACCACCGAGGGCTGGGCCGTAGCGACCGTCCCGACACTCCCGTCGACCTTCCTCGCCTGGTCGACGACCTGGTCACCGTGCTCGATCACGCCGAAGTCGAGCGTGCCCACGTGATGGGCGCGTCGATGGGAGGCATCCTCGCCCAGCTCTTGGCGATCACGCATCCGGACCGGGTGAGCTCGTTGGTGCTGGCGTGCACGGCGTGCCACCACACCGCCTGGCGCCGTGAGCTGCTCGACGAATGGGCCGACATCGCTCGCACCCAGGGCATGCGGGCGTTCGCCAACCGCAACATGCGGTGGATCGTCGGGCCGCGGTCACTCCGGCGGTTCTGGCCGCTCATGGGGGTGCTCGGCCCCGTCATGATGGGCGCTCCGGTGGCCACCTTCGCCGGCCAGATCGAAGCGATCCTGTCGATGGACGACAGCATCCGCGCCGAGCTGTCGACCATCGACGTTCCCACGCTCGTCATCGTCGGCAGTCAGGACATCTTGACCCCGCTGGCGGATTCCGAGGAGCTGGCCGAGCGCATCCCTGGCGCGGAGCTCGCGGTGGTGCGCGGTGGTGCGCACGGCTTCATGGTCGAGCACGCCGCCGCCTACAACCGCGTGGTCACCGGGTTTGTCGACCGCGTCATCGCGGCGCAACGGGATGTGGCCGGGACGCTGCCGGCCCCCGCCTCCGCCGCCTGA
- a CDS encoding NAD-dependent epimerase/dehydratase family protein yields the protein MRVFVTGMGGELGTRVAHLLEDRVDVSDILGIDDDPPRRRLARAAFTRVDFRDRRRLVSVVEDFDPQVMVHLGVMEPHARFTPGVALRGTNQVALAVLGAAARCPSLTKLVVRSGLEVYGRPRGAPFRPDESIPPQPTSPFGQALLNVERTATHAGLAAGVPVTILRFASLVGPHFPSPLGRLLRLPLVPVSLTGDLPFSVLHQEDAATAVMAALDAGFDGPVNVVNPGVITASQAARLGGRVGVPLWGPGWRGAQLVAELLSAPLPAHIRELLVRGRTADGTLAARALGFAPTRATRQVVEMLYEWAEVTYLPVREEAA from the coding sequence ATGAGGGTGTTCGTGACCGGCATGGGCGGCGAGCTCGGCACCCGGGTTGCCCACTTGCTCGAAGACCGCGTGGACGTCAGCGACATCCTCGGGATCGACGACGACCCTCCGCGCCGGAGGTTGGCCCGGGCAGCGTTCACGCGCGTCGACTTCCGTGACCGACGGCGTCTGGTGTCGGTCGTCGAGGACTTCGATCCGCAGGTGATGGTGCATCTCGGGGTGATGGAACCGCACGCCCGCTTCACGCCGGGCGTCGCGCTCCGGGGCACCAACCAGGTCGCGCTCGCGGTGCTGGGTGCCGCGGCGCGTTGTCCGTCGCTCACGAAGCTCGTGGTGCGGTCCGGCCTCGAGGTGTACGGCCGGCCGCGCGGCGCGCCGTTCCGACCTGACGAGTCGATCCCACCGCAACCCACGTCGCCGTTCGGCCAGGCCCTGCTCAACGTCGAGCGAACCGCCACCCATGCCGGGCTCGCCGCCGGGGTGCCCGTCACCATCTTGCGGTTCGCGTCGCTGGTCGGGCCGCACTTCCCGAGCCCGCTCGGCCGCCTGCTGCGACTGCCGCTCGTGCCGGTCAGCCTCACCGGCGACTTGCCGTTCTCCGTCCTGCACCAAGAGGACGCCGCCACGGCCGTCATGGCGGCGCTCGACGCCGGCTTCGATGGGCCCGTCAACGTCGTGAATCCGGGCGTCATCACGGCGTCGCAGGCTGCCCGCCTCGGCGGCCGGGTCGGAGTGCCGTTGTGGGGTCCCGGTTGGCGCGGCGCGCAACTGGTGGCGGAGCTGTTGTCGGCGCCGCTGCCTGCGCACATCCGTGAGCTGCTGGTGCGTGGCCGCACCGCCGACGGCACGCTGGCTGCCCGTGCGCTCGGGTTCGCGCCGACGCGCGCCACCCGCCAAGTGGTCGAGATGCTGTACGAGTGGGCGGAGGTCACGTACCTCCCCGTGCGAGAGGAAGCCGCGTGA
- a CDS encoding phospholipid scramblase-related protein, which translates to MADTTNTNPGWYPDPAGRHEYRWWDGTQWTDDVSSKGKQSTDRLDQAAPVIPQMNENREKIQQAVAKKTGAAPGTVQGGGTLFTEPILVVNQKAKLFELTNEYGIFDQHGTQIGAVREVGQSAARKVLRAVSSVDMFLSHTLQIVDAQGALVLQIVRPKAFMKNKFLVQDAQGNEIGQILQENRIGKIRFGYVVNGQKIGSLNGENWRAWKFNIRDETDAEIARVDKTWQGFAKAAFTSADNYVVQISRPLEDPLRSLVLASALSIDTALSQASR; encoded by the coding sequence ATGGCAGACACCACCAACACGAACCCCGGCTGGTACCCCGACCCCGCCGGACGCCACGAGTACCGCTGGTGGGACGGCACCCAGTGGACAGACGATGTCTCCTCCAAGGGCAAGCAGTCCACGGATCGGCTCGACCAAGCGGCGCCCGTGATTCCGCAGATGAACGAGAACCGCGAGAAGATCCAACAAGCGGTCGCCAAGAAGACAGGCGCAGCACCTGGCACGGTCCAGGGTGGCGGCACGCTGTTCACCGAGCCGATCCTGGTCGTGAACCAAAAGGCCAAGCTGTTCGAGTTGACCAACGAGTACGGGATCTTCGACCAGCACGGCACCCAGATCGGCGCGGTCCGCGAGGTGGGTCAGAGCGCGGCCCGCAAGGTCCTGCGGGCGGTCTCCAGCGTCGACATGTTCCTCAGCCACACGCTCCAGATCGTCGATGCACAGGGCGCGTTGGTGCTGCAGATCGTGCGGCCGAAGGCCTTCATGAAGAACAAGTTCCTCGTGCAGGACGCGCAAGGCAACGAGATCGGCCAGATCCTGCAGGAGAACCGCATCGGCAAGATCCGGTTCGGTTACGTGGTCAACGGCCAAAAGATCGGCTCGCTCAACGGTGAGAACTGGCGGGCGTGGAAGTTCAACATCCGCGACGAGACCGACGCCGAGATCGCCCGGGTCGACAAGACCTGGCAGGGCTTTGCCAAGGCGGCCTTCACCAGCGCCGACAACTACGTGGTGCAGATCAGCCGGCCGCTCGAGGATCCGCTGCGCAGCCTCGTGCTCGCTTCTGCGCTCAGCATCGACACCGCGCTGAGCCAGGCGTCTCGTTGA
- a CDS encoding helix-turn-helix domain-containing protein, with protein MADLRARQRLEQRRHALDTALGIIAADGVDALTMQRLADELACGIGSIYRQFTSKSALLAELQRGALEVLHRSLAGSQTSLDSVCNERGVSDPAELALSRVLGAACFWVDAELTFPLEVELCRRMFTYPSVVMSDSDVAQVLPAALAVLETARQLLAAAVELEALAPGADLQRALTIIAATNGVRMTSGLHRFSATLFDGSELANNLVRDLLVAWGAQPARLTTAAGVVAELAARGELVPAVEPSH; from the coding sequence ATGGCTGATCTCCGAGCCCGTCAGCGTCTCGAGCAACGGCGCCACGCGCTCGACACGGCGCTGGGCATCATCGCCGCCGACGGCGTCGACGCGCTCACGATGCAGCGACTCGCCGACGAGCTCGCCTGTGGCATCGGATCGATCTACCGGCAGTTCACGTCCAAGAGCGCGCTGCTCGCGGAGCTGCAACGCGGCGCGCTCGAGGTGCTGCACCGGTCGCTGGCGGGCTCCCAGACCTCCCTCGACTCTGTCTGCAACGAGCGAGGGGTGTCGGACCCTGCCGAACTCGCGCTCTCACGCGTGCTCGGGGCAGCCTGCTTCTGGGTCGACGCGGAGCTCACCTTCCCGCTCGAGGTCGAGCTCTGTCGGCGAATGTTCACCTACCCGTCCGTGGTCATGTCCGACTCCGACGTCGCACAGGTACTTCCCGCCGCGTTGGCCGTGCTCGAGACTGCCCGCCAGCTCCTTGCCGCAGCCGTCGAGCTGGAGGCGCTGGCCCCCGGCGCTGACCTGCAGCGAGCGTTGACGATCATCGCCGCGACCAATGGGGTTCGCATGACGTCGGGTCTCCACAGATTCAGCGCGACGTTGTTCGATGGCAGCGAGCTCGCCAACAACTTGGTCCGCGACCTTCTGGTCGCGTGGGGCGCGCAGCCGGCACGGCTCACCACCGCGGCCGGGGTCGTCGCCGAGCTCGCCGCTCGTGGAGAGCTCGTGCCGGCCGTCGAACCTTCTCATTGA